In the genome of Doryrhamphus excisus isolate RoL2022-K1 chromosome 11, RoL_Dexc_1.0, whole genome shotgun sequence, one region contains:
- the pafah1b2 gene encoding platelet-activating factor acetylhydrolase IB subunit beta — MSGDGDGFNPAAVAQPVDDVQGDGRWMSQHTRFVQECKDGEPDVLFVGDSMVQLMQQYEVWRELFSPLHALNFGIGGDTTCNVLWRLQNGELENIRPKIVVVWVGTNNHEHTAEQVAGGILSIAKLLTSRLPKAKVVVLGLLPRGERPNPLREKNAGVNNFLRSWLPRLAQAQFLDVSGEFVHSDGTISPQDMFDFLHLTSTGYRTVAKPLSDLLLQILEETPEERRASLV, encoded by the exons ATgagtggtgatggtgatggtttCAACCCTGCTGCAGTGGCACAGCCAGTAGACGATGTGCAAGGAGATGGGCGGTGGATGTCACAG CACACTCGATTTGTGCAGGAGTGTAAGGATGGAGAACCAGATGTGCTTTTTGTGGGGGACTCGATGGTACAGCTAATGCAGCAGTACGAG GTCTGGAGGGAGTTGTTCTCGCCGCTTCATGCCCTCAACTTTGGCATCGGAGGCGACACCACCTGCAATGTGTTGTGGCGGCTGCAGAACGGAGAGCTAGAAAACATCCGTCCCAAG ATTGTGGTGGTGTGGGTAGGAACCAACAATCACGAACACACGGCGGAGCAAGTCGCCGGGGGAATTCTGTCGATTGCAAAGCTGCTCACATCCCGTCTACCCAAAGCAAAAGTAGTAGTGCTG GGTTTGTTACCACGAGGGGAGCGTCCAAACCCTCTGAGAGAGAAAAACGCCGGTGTCAACAACTTTCTGCGATCCTGGCTGCCACGCTTGGCGCAGGCTCAGTTCCTGGATGTGAGCGGGGAGTTTGTTCACTCCGACGGAACCATCAGTCCGCAGGACATGTTCGACTTCCTCCACCTGACGTCAACAGGTTACCGTACCGTGGCCAAGCCCCTCAGCGACCTCTTGCTTCAAATACTCGAGGAGACGCCGGAGGAGCGACGGGCGTCGTTGGTTTGA